One Paenisporosarcina sp. FSL H8-0542 genomic region harbors:
- the spoIVA gene encoding stage IV sporulation protein A — MAEELYQQIAERTNGDVYIGVVGPVRVGKSTFVKRVMESLVIPNMTDEVDRIRAQDELPQSSPGAVIMTAEPKFVPAHGTSIQVGDDAFRFHIRLADCVGYIIEGVKGHEDENGPKYVHTPWHHEPIPFQEAARIGTDKVIRDHSTIGIVMTTDGSVNDIPRAAVEGVEEEIIGQLKEIGKPFVVVLNTRFPAHDQTHALRQELCDKYNVPVIATAVDQMTVQEIQWVLKEALYEFPVTTFELLKPEWMDVLESDHPLKQSIQNSLDSWSQQVAKIRDVKDLATFLSEEPHVANAEVIEVNAGKGKASIQIDLTDDAFQSVYQDFLEEPIVSKKDWLLYVKEASYAKKSYLRFHEAIEMAKESGYGVTLPTMEDFTPSAPELIKENNFFGVRMKAKAPSLHIIRVDMDAEFSPLIGSEFHSQQLLKDLKDAYLHNRDALWQTSLFGTPLHEMLKESMKFKTEAVPTHAKRRMRETIERMVNEGDRGSVTFIL, encoded by the coding sequence ATGGCTGAAGAGCTTTATCAACAAATAGCCGAACGGACAAATGGAGATGTATACATTGGTGTTGTTGGACCGGTACGAGTAGGAAAATCTACTTTTGTAAAGCGGGTAATGGAAAGTTTAGTAATTCCGAATATGACGGACGAAGTGGACCGAATCCGTGCACAAGATGAACTACCTCAGAGCTCTCCTGGTGCAGTAATTATGACAGCTGAACCGAAATTTGTGCCAGCTCATGGTACTAGCATTCAAGTGGGTGACGACGCATTCCGATTCCATATTCGCCTGGCGGATTGTGTAGGATATATTATTGAGGGTGTAAAAGGCCATGAAGATGAGAACGGTCCGAAGTACGTTCACACACCATGGCATCATGAACCAATCCCGTTTCAGGAAGCTGCAAGAATCGGCACAGATAAAGTTATCCGTGACCATTCTACAATTGGGATTGTAATGACAACAGACGGTTCGGTTAACGACATTCCGAGAGCAGCAGTCGAGGGTGTTGAAGAAGAAATTATCGGTCAGTTAAAAGAGATTGGAAAACCTTTTGTAGTTGTTCTGAATACCCGATTCCCGGCTCATGATCAAACTCATGCATTGCGCCAGGAATTATGTGACAAATACAACGTGCCGGTCATTGCGACAGCTGTGGATCAAATGACAGTCCAAGAGATTCAATGGGTATTGAAAGAAGCGCTGTATGAGTTTCCAGTGACAACATTTGAACTTTTGAAACCGGAATGGATGGATGTATTGGAAAGTGATCATCCACTTAAACAATCGATTCAAAATTCTTTGGATTCTTGGTCTCAACAAGTTGCAAAAATCAGAGATGTGAAAGATCTGGCTACATTTTTATCTGAAGAACCTCACGTTGCAAACGCTGAAGTCATTGAAGTGAATGCAGGTAAAGGAAAAGCATCCATTCAAATCGATTTAACAGATGATGCGTTTCAATCGGTATATCAGGACTTCCTGGAAGAGCCGATTGTCTCGAAAAAAGATTGGCTTTTATACGTAAAAGAAGCATCATATGCAAAAAAATCATATTTAAGGTTCCACGAAGCCATTGAAATGGCAAAAGAAAGTGGTTATGGTGTGACTCTACCGACAATGGAAGATTTCACGCCTTCAGCACCAGAGTTAATTAAAGAAAATAATTTCTTTGGTGTCCGGATGAAAGCAAAAGCACCTTCACTACACATTATCCGTGTAGATATGGATGCAGAGTTCTCACCATTGATTGGCTCGGAATTCCATAGTCAACAGTTATTAAAAGATTTAAAAGATGCCTACCTGCACAACCGTGATGCCTTATGGCAAACATCTTTATTCGGTACTCCACTTCACGAAATGCTGAAGGAAAGCATGAAATTCAAAACAGAAGCTGTTCCAACTCATGCGAAGAGACGCATGCGTGAGACGATTGAACGAATGGTAAACGAAGGCGATCGCGGGAGCGTCACCTTTATTCTATAA
- a CDS encoding DUF2768 domain-containing protein → MSSLDKMWISFAAMGFMMISMCLIYVSRNKINNRVIKFLFALVSYVLLIIGFLCMIYIVFSGPTGGS, encoded by the coding sequence ATGTCATCACTAGACAAAATGTGGATTTCGTTTGCTGCAATGGGCTTCATGATGATTTCTATGTGCTTAATTTATGTCAGTCGAAATAAAATCAATAATCGTGTTATTAAATTTCTATTTGCACTTGTTTCATATGTACTTCTAATCATTGGATTCTTATGTATGATATATATCGTATTTAGCGGTCCAACAGGGGGTTCGTAA
- a CDS encoding NAD(P)H-dependent glycerol-3-phosphate dehydrogenase yields MEKVVVLGAGSWGTALSIVLAENGHDCLLWSHREDQATEINQQHTNEKYLPGTVLPDSLIATSSLEEAARHGKIVVMAVPTKGIREVCRNIKEWIQEPILFVHVSKGIEPDSLKRISEVMREELPAHLIEEIVVLSGPSHAEEVVLKHPTTVTAACENIQYAEKVQDLFMHGYFRVYTNSDVIGVEMGGALKNIIALAAGITDGLGYGDNAKAALITRGLAEIARLGTKMGANPLTFSGLTGIGDLIVTCTSVHSRNWRAGSMLGKGMNLDEVLEQMGMVVEGVRTTKAAYQLSKFHDVPMPITSALYAVLFEQVDPKSAVDQLMDRVKKHEMEDLFEYL; encoded by the coding sequence ATGGAAAAAGTAGTCGTTTTAGGTGCCGGAAGCTGGGGGACAGCGTTAAGTATTGTTCTTGCAGAAAACGGTCATGATTGTTTGCTATGGTCGCACCGTGAAGATCAGGCAACCGAAATCAATCAGCAACATACAAATGAAAAGTATCTACCTGGAACTGTATTACCAGATTCGTTGATAGCTACTTCATCCCTAGAAGAAGCAGCCAGACATGGGAAAATAGTGGTCATGGCTGTTCCGACGAAAGGCATTCGTGAAGTATGCCGCAATATCAAAGAGTGGATACAGGAACCTATTCTTTTTGTTCACGTGTCAAAAGGTATTGAACCAGACTCATTAAAACGTATTTCTGAAGTGATGAGGGAAGAATTGCCCGCTCACTTGATAGAAGAAATTGTAGTTCTATCGGGTCCGAGTCATGCCGAAGAAGTAGTTTTGAAACACCCGACTACCGTGACAGCAGCGTGCGAAAATATTCAATATGCTGAAAAAGTACAGGATTTGTTTATGCATGGATACTTCCGCGTATATACCAATTCTGATGTCATTGGAGTAGAAATGGGCGGTGCATTGAAAAATATCATTGCACTGGCTGCAGGAATAACTGATGGATTGGGATACGGTGATAATGCCAAGGCTGCTCTAATAACAAGAGGACTTGCTGAAATTGCCCGCTTAGGAACAAAAATGGGTGCCAATCCCTTAACGTTCTCAGGCTTAACAGGCATTGGGGACTTAATTGTGACCTGTACAAGCGTTCATTCTCGAAATTGGCGGGCTGGCAGCATGCTGGGTAAAGGGATGAACCTGGATGAAGTGTTGGAGCAAATGGGAATGGTTGTTGAAGGTGTACGCACCACAAAAGCTGCATACCAGTTGTCGAAATTCCATGATGTTCCCATGCCGATCACCAGTGCTCTTTATGCCGTGTTATTTGAACAAGTAGATCCAAAATCAGCAGTTGATCAGTTAATGGATCGCGTGAAGAAACATGAAATGGAAGATTTATTCGAGTATCTATAA
- the der gene encoding ribosome biogenesis GTPase Der, producing the protein MSKPVVAIVGRPNVGKSTIFNRIVGERISIVEDIPGITRDRLYSSADWLTHEFNIIDTGGIEIGDEPFLEQIRQQAEIAIQEADVIIFLTNGREGVTAADEQVAKILYKTKKPVVLAINKIDNPDMRSMIYDFYSLGFGEPFPISGSHGLGLGDLLDEVAKNFPEQDEEEYPENVIKFSLIGRPNVGKSSLVNSFLGDERVIVSEIAGTTRDAIDTQYEYEDQPYVIIDTAGMRKKGKVYETTEKYSVLRALRAIERSDVVLVVLNAEEGIQEQDKKIAGYAHEAGKAVIIVVNKWDAVEKDEKTMNKTTKMIREHFLFLDYAPIIFVSAKTNQRVHSILPIINRVSENHAMRVTSSVLNEVIEDSVARNPAPTDKGRRLRIYYATQVAIKPPTFVVFVNEPEIMHFSYERFLENRIRESFDFEGTPIRLITRART; encoded by the coding sequence ATGTCTAAACCGGTAGTAGCTATCGTAGGCCGGCCGAATGTCGGAAAGTCCACAATCTTTAACAGGATTGTAGGGGAACGTATATCAATCGTAGAGGATATCCCAGGAATCACACGCGATCGTTTATACAGCTCGGCAGATTGGCTGACTCATGAATTCAATATAATCGATACAGGCGGTATCGAAATTGGGGACGAGCCATTTTTGGAACAAATCCGTCAGCAAGCAGAAATCGCGATCCAGGAAGCAGATGTCATCATCTTCCTTACCAATGGTCGTGAAGGTGTAACTGCTGCTGATGAACAAGTGGCGAAAATATTGTATAAAACAAAAAAACCAGTCGTGCTGGCAATCAATAAAATAGATAATCCAGACATGCGGTCCATGATTTATGATTTCTATTCACTTGGATTCGGTGAACCATTCCCGATCTCTGGTTCCCATGGTCTTGGATTAGGGGATCTGCTCGATGAAGTGGCAAAAAACTTCCCTGAACAGGATGAAGAAGAATATCCAGAGAATGTCATCAAATTCTCACTCATCGGTCGTCCGAATGTAGGGAAGTCTTCTTTAGTGAACAGCTTCCTTGGGGATGAACGAGTCATCGTAAGCGAAATCGCAGGTACTACACGCGACGCAATCGATACTCAATATGAATATGAAGACCAGCCATATGTCATCATCGATACAGCTGGTATGCGTAAAAAAGGGAAAGTTTACGAAACGACTGAGAAATACAGTGTGCTTCGTGCTCTTCGTGCAATTGAACGTTCCGACGTTGTTTTAGTCGTATTAAACGCTGAAGAAGGTATTCAGGAACAAGATAAAAAAATTGCCGGCTACGCACACGAAGCGGGTAAAGCAGTCATTATCGTCGTAAATAAATGGGATGCTGTTGAAAAAGATGAGAAAACGATGAACAAAACAACAAAAATGATTCGTGAACATTTCTTATTCCTCGATTATGCACCAATCATTTTCGTATCCGCAAAAACTAATCAGCGTGTGCATTCAATTTTACCAATTATCAACCGTGTCAGTGAAAACCATGCAATGCGTGTTACTTCTAGTGTCTTGAACGAAGTAATTGAGGATTCAGTTGCGCGTAACCCTGCACCGACAGACAAAGGCCGTCGTCTGCGTATTTATTACGCTACACAAGTTGCGATCAAGCCACCGACATTTGTCGTGTTTGTGAACGAACCAGAAATCATGCATTTCTCATATGAACGCTTCCTTGAAAATAGAATTCGTGAATCTTTCGATTTTGAAGGGACACCAATTCGTCTTATTACACGCGCTAGAACGTAA
- the fni gene encoding type 2 isopentenyl-diphosphate Delta-isomerase — MTRAERKLDHIKHALSTGQSRETWLDDVRFVHQALPDSNWDSVSLQTQLGELVFGSPFFINAMTGGGGAKTAELNSQLSRISKEMNIPMAVGSQMAALKNPEEIATYSTVRKENPNGVILANLGSEATVDQAKRAVDMLEANAIQIHLNVIQELTMPEGDRDFKGALSRIESIVNELTVPVIVKETGFGISKETAIKLQEINVAAIDVGGFGGTNFAAIENERRQRKLSYFNEWGIPTAAALIETSSVTSSMLPVIASGGVQHALDVVKCLALGASSVGLAGVLLKKLVEDGEEATIQEIKHMNEDLTMLMVSLGAESIQELQQSPLIISGDLYHYLTLRGIDTHTYANRK, encoded by the coding sequence ATGACTAGAGCTGAACGAAAATTGGACCATATAAAGCATGCGTTGTCTACAGGACAATCAAGAGAGACATGGTTAGATGATGTTCGTTTTGTTCATCAAGCACTGCCTGACAGTAATTGGGACAGTGTGTCATTGCAGACTCAACTGGGCGAACTTGTTTTTGGTTCGCCTTTTTTTATTAATGCAATGACCGGTGGCGGAGGAGCTAAAACGGCTGAGTTAAATAGCCAACTATCCCGTATCTCCAAAGAAATGAATATTCCCATGGCTGTTGGATCTCAAATGGCGGCGCTTAAAAATCCCGAAGAAATAGCTACATACTCGACTGTGAGAAAAGAGAATCCGAATGGTGTGATACTTGCCAATTTGGGTAGTGAGGCTACAGTTGACCAAGCAAAACGAGCAGTCGATATGTTGGAGGCCAATGCAATACAGATTCATTTGAATGTTATCCAGGAATTGACAATGCCTGAAGGGGATCGAGATTTCAAAGGAGCTTTATCCAGGATTGAATCAATTGTAAATGAATTGACAGTGCCGGTAATTGTTAAAGAAACTGGTTTTGGCATTTCAAAGGAAACTGCGATTAAACTTCAGGAAATTAATGTAGCTGCCATTGATGTAGGTGGATTTGGCGGAACGAACTTTGCGGCAATTGAAAATGAGCGTAGACAAAGGAAACTGTCCTATTTCAATGAATGGGGTATTCCTACTGCTGCTGCTTTGATAGAAACCTCTTCAGTAACGTCCTCAATGCTACCCGTGATTGCATCGGGAGGTGTCCAGCACGCTCTCGATGTCGTGAAGTGTTTAGCACTGGGAGCTTCTTCGGTTGGCCTTGCCGGCGTCTTATTAAAGAAGTTGGTTGAGGATGGGGAAGAAGCAACCATTCAAGAAATTAAGCACATGAATGAAGATTTAACGATGTTGATGGTTTCTCTTGGGGCTGAATCTATTCAGGAGTTACAACAATCTCCTTTAATCATATCAGGTGATTTATATCACTATCTCACTCTCCGAGGAATAGATACTCATACATATGCCAATCGAAAATAA
- the rpsA gene encoding 30S ribosomal protein S1, whose protein sequence is MSEEMNLQENQDFREGSFVKGTVAQVEEKAVTVTIEGAPFDGIIPISELSSLHIEKASDVVSIGDELQLIITKVEDDNFVLSKRKVDAAEAWDSLEQKFVSGEIIEAEVKDVVKGGLVVDLGLRGFVPASLVEDHFVESFDDYKGKVLTFKIVEMEKEKNRLILSHRAVVEEQKQSNKKSVLDHIHPGDELTGTVQRIAAFGAFVDLGGVDGLVHISQLSHEHVEQVSDVIQEGQEVKVKVLSVDRDSERISLSIKDTLPGPWEGIEDKAPRGSVHTGTVKRLVSYGAFIEVFPGIEGLVHISQIAHSHIGTPHEVLKEGQEVQVKVLDVNKQDKRLSLSIKDLLEKEDGYSGTDYEMPEEAKGFSISDVIGDKLKNFK, encoded by the coding sequence ATGTCTGAGGAAATGAACTTGCAGGAAAACCAGGATTTCCGTGAAGGAAGTTTTGTGAAAGGTACGGTTGCCCAAGTTGAAGAAAAGGCAGTAACTGTCACAATTGAGGGTGCACCGTTTGATGGAATAATCCCGATTAGTGAACTGTCAAGCTTGCACATTGAAAAAGCTTCTGACGTCGTTTCAATTGGAGATGAATTGCAACTAATTATTACAAAAGTAGAAGATGACAATTTTGTGTTATCAAAACGTAAAGTTGATGCTGCTGAAGCTTGGGATTCTTTGGAACAAAAATTCGTCAGTGGGGAAATTATCGAAGCTGAAGTAAAAGACGTAGTAAAAGGTGGACTAGTTGTTGATCTTGGATTACGTGGATTTGTTCCCGCTTCACTGGTCGAAGATCACTTTGTGGAATCATTTGACGATTACAAAGGCAAAGTGCTGACATTCAAGATCGTTGAAATGGAAAAAGAAAAAAATCGTTTGATTTTATCCCATCGTGCAGTGGTGGAAGAACAAAAACAATCGAATAAAAAAAGTGTACTCGATCATATTCATCCAGGTGATGAGCTAACTGGTACCGTTCAAAGAATTGCTGCTTTTGGAGCGTTTGTTGATCTTGGTGGTGTCGATGGACTTGTTCATATTTCACAATTATCCCATGAACATGTTGAGCAAGTTTCTGACGTTATCCAGGAAGGCCAGGAAGTAAAAGTCAAAGTTCTTTCTGTTGACCGGGACAGTGAGCGCATTTCTTTATCCATTAAAGATACACTTCCTGGACCTTGGGAAGGCATCGAAGATAAGGCGCCAAGAGGGTCTGTTCATACAGGGACTGTAAAAAGACTAGTTTCATATGGTGCTTTTATTGAAGTATTCCCTGGAATAGAAGGATTGGTTCATATTTCTCAAATTGCCCATTCACATATCGGCACTCCTCATGAAGTGTTAAAAGAGGGCCAAGAAGTGCAAGTGAAAGTATTGGACGTAAACAAACAAGATAAACGATTGTCACTAAGCATTAAAGATTTGTTGGAGAAGGAAGATGGTTATTCAGGCACTGATTATGAAATGCCTGAAGAAGCAAAAGGTTTCTCGATCAGTGATGTTATTGGTGATAAATTAAAAAACTTTAAATAA
- a CDS encoding lysophospholipid acyltransferase family protein — protein sequence MNLYKFAKSLVWTALYPIYRFDIKGLEHFPKTGGILICTNHIDALDPPVVGITSPRPVHFMAKEELFNMPILKPLLPKVNAFPVKRGLSDREALRRALAILKGGDVMGIFPEGTRSKNGELGKGFSGAGFFALKGEADVVPCAIIGPYKPFKRLKVVYGEPIIMQPYRDQKASADEVTTVIMERIQKLLDENKV from the coding sequence GTGAACTTATACAAATTTGCTAAATCACTTGTGTGGACGGCTTTATATCCGATTTATCGTTTTGATATAAAAGGGTTGGAACATTTCCCTAAAACGGGCGGGATTCTTATATGTACTAATCATATTGACGCTCTTGATCCGCCTGTTGTCGGTATTACATCGCCACGACCTGTACATTTCATGGCAAAAGAAGAGTTATTTAACATGCCCATCCTGAAACCATTATTGCCAAAAGTGAACGCTTTTCCTGTCAAACGAGGTTTGAGTGACCGTGAAGCATTAAGAAGGGCTTTAGCTATTTTAAAAGGCGGGGACGTGATGGGAATATTCCCGGAGGGCACACGCAGTAAAAATGGTGAGCTTGGGAAAGGGTTTTCCGGTGCCGGTTTTTTTGCTCTGAAAGGTGAGGCAGACGTAGTTCCTTGTGCCATCATTGGTCCTTACAAGCCATTTAAACGTTTGAAAGTTGTTTACGGTGAACCCATTATCATGCAACCTTATCGCGATCAAAAAGCTTCTGCAGATGAAGTAACAACAGTCATCATGGAACGTATCCAAAAATTATTGGATGAAAACAAAGTATAA
- the cmk gene encoding (d)CMP kinase, with product MKNNIQIAIDGPAAAGKSTIAKLAAEELGYTYIDTGAMYRAITYKAIEHHIDLESEEELTGLLLDTEIDLKPSYNRQLVYLDGEDVSDAIRSNVVTSLVSAVSAHAALREEMVKRQQKMAENGGVVMDGRDIGTHVLVDAELKIFMSASVDERAKRRQLDNEQRGIKSNVDQLKEEIEARDKFDSEREASPLVQAVDAIYLDTTHLNIQEAAQQIIQLAKERMS from the coding sequence ATGAAAAACAATATTCAAATTGCGATTGATGGACCAGCTGCTGCGGGGAAAAGTACAATTGCAAAATTGGCGGCTGAAGAACTTGGTTATACATATATTGATACAGGAGCCATGTATCGAGCAATCACGTATAAAGCAATTGAACATCACATAGATTTAGAAAGTGAAGAAGAATTAACAGGACTCCTTCTTGATACTGAAATTGATTTGAAACCGTCATATAATCGACAACTTGTCTATCTGGATGGCGAAGACGTTTCGGATGCGATCCGATCAAATGTTGTGACTTCTTTGGTTTCTGCTGTTTCTGCACACGCAGCATTGAGAGAAGAAATGGTCAAACGCCAACAGAAAATGGCTGAAAATGGTGGCGTTGTGATGGACGGACGAGATATTGGTACTCATGTACTCGTTGATGCTGAATTGAAAATCTTCATGTCTGCTTCTGTCGATGAACGGGCAAAAAGACGTCAATTGGATAATGAGCAACGTGGAATTAAATCCAATGTCGACCAGTTGAAAGAAGAAATTGAAGCACGTGACAAATTCGATAGCGAACGTGAAGCTTCTCCACTTGTACAAGCAGTAGATGCTATTTATTTGGATACAACACATCTAAACATTCAGGAAGCTGCACAACAGATCATTCAGTTAGCTAAAGAGAGGATGAGCTAA
- a CDS encoding PepSY1/2 domain-containing protein, translating into MKILSSILALALIVMGVFLYNSKQNEQDLQNNLRNQYTSRMTDASEKMSELQKSIQSATVFSDKAAQAEPLEDIWRLSSEIKDDIASLPLDRDFSNEWMNYLGRLGDYAKLRSEDKVPEEQWLKVTNNVAKNLDEFSYEWQNASTELLASQQSFQKWQKDVKAEKPSKKWTALSSTVKGYSESDFPLTASESDDLKKKELKSIVDKPVTKQYVEKTMKEMFPKFKNAKLVTTSSKKGAAYPFYHIQFNEGIRTGYTDYTKKGGHLLSVLIERPIGKDRIPPEQIKEKAERAVKSFGFDDVELVETRENHLVWHVVFVRLNPTNKARIYADAIQMKLAKDDGEILGVNTMEYIQKETLPDQKQIPIKWDDYFTEQVTIEKERLAYTENETLQQRLCYELILLKDTDTQSHTFRILIDTETHEVLKSEILY; encoded by the coding sequence ATGAAGATTTTATCAAGTATATTAGCTCTTGCCTTGATTGTTATGGGTGTATTTTTATATAACTCCAAACAAAACGAACAAGATTTGCAAAATAACCTTCGGAATCAATATACAAGTCGAATGACGGATGCTTCAGAAAAAATGAGTGAGCTGCAAAAATCTATTCAAAGTGCAACCGTCTTCAGTGACAAAGCCGCACAAGCAGAACCACTTGAAGATATCTGGAGACTATCTTCCGAAATAAAAGACGACATTGCTTCACTACCACTCGATAGGGATTTTTCAAATGAATGGATGAATTACCTCGGACGCCTCGGTGATTATGCAAAACTAAGAAGTGAGGATAAAGTACCTGAAGAGCAATGGTTAAAAGTGACAAATAATGTAGCAAAAAATTTGGATGAGTTTTCCTACGAATGGCAAAATGCCTCAACGGAATTGCTAGCAAGTCAACAATCTTTCCAAAAGTGGCAAAAAGACGTCAAAGCAGAGAAGCCTTCAAAAAAATGGACAGCTTTATCCAGTACGGTAAAAGGTTATTCCGAAAGTGACTTCCCTTTAACTGCAAGTGAATCAGACGACCTTAAGAAAAAAGAGTTAAAGTCTATTGTGGATAAACCAGTAACAAAGCAATATGTTGAAAAAACGATGAAAGAAATGTTTCCGAAGTTTAAAAATGCAAAATTAGTGACCACGTCGAGTAAAAAAGGAGCTGCATATCCTTTCTATCATATTCAATTTAACGAAGGGATTCGAACTGGTTACACGGATTACACCAAAAAAGGTGGACATTTATTATCTGTGTTAATTGAACGTCCAATTGGAAAAGATCGCATTCCTCCAGAACAAATCAAAGAAAAAGCTGAGAGAGCTGTCAAGTCATTTGGATTTGATGATGTTGAACTAGTGGAAACACGTGAAAATCATCTCGTCTGGCATGTTGTTTTTGTAAGGTTGAATCCAACAAATAAAGCTCGGATTTATGCTGATGCCATTCAAATGAAATTGGCGAAAGATGATGGTGAAATTCTTGGTGTGAACACGATGGAATATATTCAAAAGGAAACGTTGCCTGACCAAAAACAAATTCCGATAAAATGGGATGATTATTTCACTGAACAGGTGACAATTGAAAAAGAACGACTGGCCTATACGGAAAATGAAACACTTCAACAAAGACTTTGCTATGAATTAATCCTTCTAAAAGACACAGATACACAAAGTCACACATTCCGCATATTGATTGATACGGAGACACATGAAGTGTTAAAATCCGAGATATTATATTAA
- the sleB gene encoding spore cortex-lytic enzyme, with product MRKNKWLIWFITLCMLTLSVSAPQQSEAFSDQVIEMGAYGDDVLELQARLQYIGFYKNKIDGKFGYGTYWALRNFQEKFGLPVDGVAGQKTKSRLAKESTYHKKYVKDQINKGNQFTHYGNIPLEQQVKKGTNQGAKKPEQVQLPAKYSEQDLQLMANAVYGESRGEPYEGQVAVAAVILNRVEDPKFPNTVSGVIFQPRAFTAVADGQIWLTPNARAKEAVLDALNGWDPTENALYYFNPDTATSDWIWSRPQIKTIGKHIFCE from the coding sequence ATGCGAAAAAACAAATGGTTAATTTGGTTTATCACTTTATGTATGCTGACATTATCGGTCAGCGCACCCCAGCAATCAGAAGCCTTTTCGGATCAAGTGATTGAAATGGGTGCTTACGGAGATGATGTATTAGAATTGCAAGCACGATTACAATATATCGGTTTCTACAAAAATAAGATAGACGGAAAATTCGGCTACGGTACTTACTGGGCACTACGTAATTTTCAAGAGAAGTTTGGCTTGCCAGTTGACGGTGTGGCAGGGCAAAAAACCAAATCGAGGCTAGCAAAAGAGTCCACCTATCATAAAAAGTATGTAAAAGATCAAATAAATAAAGGAAATCAATTTACTCACTACGGCAATATTCCTTTAGAACAACAGGTTAAGAAAGGGACGAATCAAGGAGCTAAAAAACCTGAGCAGGTACAATTACCAGCTAAATATTCTGAACAAGATTTACAGCTTATGGCCAATGCTGTTTATGGTGAATCACGGGGAGAACCATACGAGGGGCAAGTTGCTGTTGCAGCAGTAATTTTAAATCGTGTGGAAGATCCCAAGTTTCCGAATACTGTAAGTGGGGTAATCTTTCAGCCTAGGGCATTTACCGCAGTTGCTGATGGTCAAATATGGTTGACTCCAAATGCACGCGCTAAAGAAGCTGTACTAGATGCATTGAATGGTTGGGATCCTACTGAAAATGCACTTTATTATTTCAATCCAGACACTGCAACAAGTGATTGGATTTGGTCTCGTCCGCAAATCAAAACAATAGGAAAACATATATTCTGTGAGTGA
- the prsW gene encoding glutamic-type intramembrane protease PrsW produces MILLLSVAIAPGLALFSYFYLRNQISSEPSRTLFHTFIYGAILTFPILFIQHVFEVEHIFQSMFIRNVLFTSLLEEFFKWLVLVMAIYQHVEFDDPYDGILYGASVSLGFATVENILYIFTFGLDTAFLRALLPVSSHAIFGVVMGYYLGRAKFALSESSKPLLFIALLAPLCLHMVYNGILSIKSISMYFMIPFMLFLWWLCLAKVKKAHLLTVQHFNKQEDISESL; encoded by the coding sequence TTGATACTATTATTATCTGTCGCAATCGCTCCAGGGCTTGCGTTATTCAGTTATTTTTATTTACGTAACCAAATTTCATCAGAGCCTTCTCGTACATTGTTTCATACATTTATCTATGGTGCTATTTTAACGTTTCCTATTCTCTTCATACAACATGTGTTTGAAGTTGAACATATTTTTCAATCAATGTTTATACGTAACGTATTATTCACCAGTTTATTAGAGGAGTTTTTTAAGTGGCTCGTTTTGGTTATGGCCATTTATCAGCACGTTGAATTTGATGACCCGTATGACGGGATATTATACGGTGCTAGTGTATCACTTGGTTTTGCTACGGTTGAAAATATTCTTTACATATTTACTTTCGGATTGGATACCGCTTTTTTGCGAGCGTTATTGCCGGTTTCAAGTCATGCTATTTTTGGAGTGGTAATGGGATATTATCTGGGACGTGCAAAATTTGCTTTAAGTGAATCTTCCAAGCCTCTTTTGTTTATCGCTTTGCTGGCACCTTTGTGCTTGCATATGGTCTATAACGGGATACTATCAATTAAATCGATTTCCATGTATTTCATGATTCCGTTCATGTTGTTTTTATGGTGGTTATGTTTAGCAAAAGTAAAAAAAGCGCATTTATTAACGGTTCAACATTTTAATAAACAAGAAGATATAAGTGAAAGTTTGTGA